A region from the Zonotrichia leucophrys gambelii isolate GWCS_2022_RI chromosome Z, RI_Zleu_2.0, whole genome shotgun sequence genome encodes:
- the LOC135459828 gene encoding acrosin-like has translation MILLCVLILLALCGPAHGACGDTCGLRPMGSTLGSTRVVGGSDVLPGTGAWAGIASVRCYWNPPVSIHVCGGTLISSQWLLTAAHCFINRTNDLSEWAIVLGATSLAETGPNVEVRRIKRLIMHEDYVPRLEFHDMALVELDMPVRCRSNIQTACLPAPSVKLSNMNNCYVAGWGDRIVKSSGRDILQQAKVHYISNQLCNSSEWLSGHINDFNVCAGQGGVGTCQGDSGGPLVCEDKRIGAFWQIGVTSWGIGCARPKRPSVFGSTQYYYNWIWKMSGRKPVTPAIPAAPAPTYTAAPPVAVTEPAQPCPFPREKLKQFFIMLKDILQYLKGKLF, from the exons ATGATTCTGCTGTGCGTCCTCATCCTACTGGCTCTGTGCGGGCCTGCTCATGGCGCCTGTGG AGACACCTGTGGTCTCCGGCCCATGGGTAGTACCCTCGGCTCCACACGCGTTGTGGGTGGCTCAGATGTCCTGCCAGGGACTGGGGCCTGGGCAGGAATTGCCAGTGTCCGTTGCTACTGGAACCCACCTGTGTCTATCCATGTCTGTGGAGGGACTCTCATCAGCTCACAGtggctcctcacagctgcccaCTGCTTTATCAACCGTACCAA CGACCTCAGCGAGTGGGCCATCGTGCTTGGGGCCACCTCATTGGCCGAAACAGGCCCTAATGTGGAAGTGCGCCGGATTAAGCGACTGATCATGCACGAAGACTATGTTCCTCGTCTTGAGTTCCATGACATGGCCTTGGTGGAATTGGACATGCCAGTCCGGTGCAGGTCCAATATTCAGACCGCCTGCCTACCTGCACCTTCGGTGAAATTGTCAAACATGAACAACTGCTACGTTGCTGGCTGGGGTGACAGAATTGTAAAAT CATCAGGTAGAGATATCCTGCAGCAGGCCAAGGTTCATTACATCAGTAACCAGCTATGCAACAGTAGCGAGTGGCTCAGTGGGCACATCAACGACTTCAACgtgtgtgctgggcagggcgGTGTTGGCACCTGCCAG GGTGACAGTGGGGGGCCTCTTGTCTGCGAAGACAAGCGCATTGGCGCCTTCTGGCAAATTGGTGTGACCAGCTGGGGAATAGGCTGTGCCAGACCCAAACGGCCTTCAGTCTTCGGCTCCACTCAGTACTACTACAACTGGATCTGGAAAATGTCGGGAAGGAAGCCAGTTACTccagcaattcctgcagcaccagcgCCAACCTACACCGCAGCCCCCCCGGTGGCAGTTACAGAGCCAGCACAACCCTGTCCATTTCCACGTGAAAAGCTGAAGCAATTCTTTATTATGCTGAAGGATATCTTGCAGTACTTAAAGGGAAAACTGTTCTGA